AACGCCTAAGCCGATCTTTCTGTTACCAAACCTCGTTATCTTCTCGATCTCAGGCAAAGGGTACTTATTAGCATCGATCACATTATCCAGAAAGTGCACAGCCTTCTCTACGGTTGATCTGAGCTTATCCCAATCTATCCTACCATCATTCACCATCTTCGCCAAGTTGATCGAGCCTAGATTACACGACTCATAAGGAATAAGGGGCTGCTCACCACACGGGTTAGTGGCCTCTATGACACCGGTGTGGGGAACGGTGTGGGTCGCGTTTATTCTGTCGATAAATAGCACACCGGGCTCCCCGTTCTTCCAAGCCATCGCTATTATAAGGTTCCAGACAACTCTTGCATTAAGCCTCTGCACCACTTGCCCAGTGCGCGGGTTTATTAGATCATAATCCTCATCTTTCATCAGAGCTTCCATGAATCTGTCGGTTATCGCTACTGAGATGTTGAAGTTAGAGAGCCTACCCTCCTTCTCCTTAGCGGTAATAAACTCTAGTATATCGGGGTGATCTACCCTTAACACACCCATGTTAGCGCCTCTCCGTTTTCCGCCTTGTTTGATGGCGTTTGTAGCTGCGTCAAAGACGGTCATGAAAGAAACTGGACCAGAGGCTACCCCACCGGTGGTCTTCACAACATCTCCCTTAGGTCTTAATCTGGAGAAAGAGAAGCCTGTTCCTCCTCCGCTTTTATGTATAAGTGCTGCGTGCTTAAGAGTAGTAAATATGCCCTCGATAGAATCTTCTACCGGAAGAACAAAGCAGGCTGAAAGCTGTCCGAGCTCGGTCCCAGCATTCATAAGCGTTGGCGAATTTGGTAGAAATTCGAAGTTCACCATCATGTCGAAGAATTCTTTGGTTGTCTCCTCAACCTTAGCCGAGGGGTCGTAGAGGAGATCTACTTCGGCTATCGTCTTAGCTACCCTCATAAAGAGCTGCCTAGGAGTTTCAATTATCCTTCTATTCTCGTCTCTACGCAGATACCGAGCGGCTAAAATTGTCACAGCGTTTATAGGCAGCTTCAGATCATCTTCTACACCCAGCAGAGCCTTGGCTCGCCTCAGCTCAGCCCTCTTCTGCCTATAGAGAATGTATGCTTTAGCGGTCTTTGCGTAGCCATTATTTATCAGCGTCGCCTCAACTATATCTTGAATCTCTTCTACAGAAGGGATGCTTCCGTCTTTGTGCTTCTCCTCTAACACCTTAACAACCTTCAATGAAAGCTCTTCAGCGGCATTTAGATCCCCCTCGTTGACTGATTTAGCAGCCCTATAGATCGCATTAACTATCTTCGACCTATCAAAGGGGACGATCCTACCATCACGTTTCCTAACGGCTGATAGAACCGTCTGCGGCTCAGATACCAACAACCCTCGCCCCCATAAGGTAGAGCATAGTATAGTAAAGGCTCATACTTCCCCTTAACAGTCTAAACTCTTTGACCAAACTCTTCTTACTAAAGGTTAAACGTTGAATACACATCAGAGCTGACGTGCGTACCATGAAGCACATCACCTCAACAAACCTCCTACACAGCTAAGAGCCCATGCCCATTCTCCTAATCAGCATCGTCGATTTGCAGACGCTACAGCGGGTTGCAGTAGCGGCATTCTTAGCTCCGCAGTTTCTGCAGACGCTCAGATCCAACCCTATTCTGAAGAACGATAATCTTGTTGAAAGTGTTTTAATGAGTTCTCTTAGGTCCTCTCTTCTTGTGTTGGGTTGTATCTTAACCGATATGGAGCAGCCACCTGTTAGGTTCTTTGAGCATATCTCAGCCAACTTCAGCTTCGCTTCATCTAATCTATCTGCCTCTAGCTCAAATGTTGCTGAGTAGCCTTCTTTTGCTTGCTGCGTAACAGCGGTCTTACCATATCTCTCTGAATCTAGAACTGCTAGTCTCGCTAACCCTTCTTCTGGCACCATGGCTACAGCGGCATTAACCTGCGTGTTCGTCTCTTTGACCGCCGTTTCTATCGTCTTCTCTATGATGGAGGTGATCGTGTTTTGAGCGCTCTTCTCTCTAACCAGCATCTGAGCAGCTTCCATTAGACCGACCAAGTTTAGGATAAGTGGGCTCTCTTCAAGCGCAGCTATCTGAACATTACTGGCTATTATCGGAAGAACACCCTTTCTTATCTGCTCCATAATTATGCCCCTTCTAGATTGTAGAGCGGCTAGCGACTCTCTTAGAAGTATGGTCATCTTCGCTCTGAAGTATATTTCATCTTCCTGCGCATCTCTAGCCAATCTAGGTAGATTTATTGAGAAGCCATGGAGAAGCAAGCTCAAAGGTGGTCTTTCTTCAGGCGGCGTTTCCATCTTCAAACCACTATAGGAGAATGTTGACTTTGTGTTGGGAGAGAAAGCCAAGCACCCTCCTGTCATCAGAACCTTATAAACCACATCTAGCATCCCATCGTCTATATCACCCTTTAGGATTAGGTTCACAGTAGGAAATGGGACTGTCTCGATATACCTTTTGTAGCCTTCAAGTATGTCAATGGCTTTGCTTGAAAGCGTATCCTCCCCATCTTCGCCCCCCAAATATAGTGAAAGCAGAGGGCTAGCGCCTCTATGAGCCAAGGATGTAGTTAAAAGCACAAACTCCTTAAACACCTCGTCAGCCAGCTGTTTGTCACTGACCTCTTTAGCGAATTGTTTAAGGTAGTCGGTAAAGCCAACCCAGCAGAGCTCGGTATTGCACTCTGAAGCTAAGAGGGTAGTAGCTATAGTATGAGTTAAGAGTGCCTCAGATAGGCTTGTGGGTGACGCGAGCTTAGGTATAGTGAGCATCTTAGCAGCAGGGTTTATGTTGGATGCGCAAAGGCGGATCGCATCAACTATGAGGGTGTCTGGAGCTATACCCCACCTACCTACGTTCGAGATGTTCACATCTCCTGCTAGATGAAGGTCAGCAACATCTTTACTCAGCTGGTTTAGAAGGAGGAACTCTGAAAAGACCGAATGAGCAGTCTGTGTTATTAACGCATCTACCCCTCCACCAGACAAACCCACCTTGTTTATCAGCTCGATAACATCGTGAACAGGGAGACCAAGTCTCGTAAGCTTGTGTCTATACTCCTCATGCCCTTGCTCTATGAGCACCGCATTTACGATCTCCCTGATCAAAGGGGCTGTCAGATATGTGGTCTGGAACTTGTGAATCCTGGATTCAACTTCTGCTGTAATCTTCTGAGCCAAATCGAGGGGCATACCCCCCTCCTTGACTAAGCTCTGCGTGATCTTGTTGGCGTTAAACTCCTCTATCTTCTGCTTTGATGTACGCACATACAGCTTCCCGCTTTCTAAAATCGCGTGCTCTTCTATCTGCCTGCTGAGGTTGAGTATTAGAGTGCCGAGGCTAGTTATGACATACTTGCGCTCCACCCTATTCAGCGAAACAAGACCTTGCCTAACGAGTTTTCTAAGGTGATAGGCGAACTTACCCGACTCCTTCTTCGACTTAAAACCAGCCAGACTCTTTAACTCAGAGTAGCTAAGAGAACCTTTAGCGTTCAGAATCTTAAGAATCTCAAGCCGATTAGTGGAGGCGATGACCGAAAATATACCCTTAACCCTCTTACTGCTGGTAGATTGCAGATTGACCACCGACCCTAGTTAGAGCGCAAAATAATGCAAACATGCAGTTAATAAAATTTGACTTCTGTTACCGAAAGCGGCTTGGAAAGGTTTTAATAGCTGGATGGATAATCCATCCAAGGCGATGTCCACAGCAAAGAAGATTGCAGCCGCAAGCCTCTTCACAGCACTTGCAGTCACTACAAACTACCTTCTCTTCCCGATCTGGAATGTTAAGCTTATGGACGTTGTGGTCTTCCTCTCAGCCTACATCTTGGGTTTGAGATTTGGTGTTATTGTAGCGGTCTTCTCTTGGCTGATCTATGGTGTCTTTAACCCCTTAGGTTTCTCCTTCCCTATTTTAGCCGCGGTGGCTTGTTGTGAGGTGTTTTATGCTTCTGCAGGAGCCTTCTGCGCCAGTAGGGGCATCCTTCACCCTCTTAAGCTGGGAGTAATCGGTCTTGTCGCAACCTTAGGTTACGATCTAGTCACTAATGCGGTGAGTGGCGTGCTCTTCACGAATACCCTCTGGCCTGGTGTTCTAGTCGGTATTCTTACTATGAACTTTCCTGTTCCTCTAGGTCTGCTTCATCAAGCTTCCAATCTGCTTCTCTTCTCTCTTCTTCCTCCTAAAACGGTTCCTAGGCTTACCGATCTCATTGCCTCCCATACGGTGAAGGTGGGGGAGCGTTGAAGAAGAGTGTATCTGTTTTATCCGCAGCCCTACTTGCCCTCTTCATATTGAGTAGTGGAATCGCGGTCTACTTTTATCTTGATAGCGTAGATGCCAATAGACGCTATAGGTCTCTTCTCTCTGAGTTAGAAGGCGTTTCTCTCGAGATTAATCTGCTAATAGATTATGGTAACGGCACTCAGATCTGGCATAACAAGACTCTTCTTCCAATAGGTGCAACGCTGCTGAACGCTACTTTAAAGGTTTCACGCTCAGTGGAGTACATTGGAAGCGATATGGGTGTCTTCGTTACTGGTATCGATGGTGTAGGCACGAAGATAGTTAAGAAAGGACATTATTGGCTCTGGTGGAGGTTCGATAGGGTGCAAGGCGAGTGGTTGATGGGGGAGAGTGCTGCAGACCGCTATATACTTCGGCGTGGTGATACATTAGCATGGGTTTATGAAGATACGTCAGCTTACCCAAATGTAAGAAAGCCGGGTGAACGTTAGACTTTGTCGATCAATGGCTTAACGGCTAGTCTGTGGAATGCTCATTCGGATTACTCTAAACATCGGCTTCGCTTCCCATAACCGTTAATATGACCGCTAGAAATTGGGATGCACACGTGAATAATAGACAATCAAGTAAGATGGCATCAGAGGGTAGACGTGGTAGGTTATGTCTCTTACCCAGCGGGGCTGTTGGAAGAATAAGCATTATAGCTCCCTAAAGTTCTGCTCAGGTAATTTAGAAATCCAATAATGAAAGAGCCGAAATTCTAAGAATTCTCTAGGGGATCGAAATCTTTAAGAAGATCTGCCCCTCGCCCTTTGATGGAGGTGAGAGGGTGGGTAAGGTAGGAGAAATCACGCTGACGGTGGACAAAGACTTCAAGAAAGATGCGAAAGCGAGCCTAAACGACCTATTCTCTGGCAAAGAAAGGGGTAGGAAAGAAATCACCATACTTGAAGACGTGAAAAAAGCGGCGAAGGTCAAGGTAACTATCGAAACCGTGTAATACCTCCTCCACTTCAATTGATCCTTACTCACCTTTTTTTAACATTGTTCGTCAATACCTCTACACATTTGTCGCAACCAAGAAGGTGTATTGTTTTATTGAAGCGCTGAGCAACAAGTTTTTCAACGTCTTCAACTTAATCCACATAGATGCAGAATCAACAACTGAACGCGTTGAAGACCCTACTTAAGATCTCTGAGAA
The Nitrososphaerota archaeon DNA segment above includes these coding regions:
- a CDS encoding vitamin B12-dependent ribonucleotide reductase, whose translation is MVSEPQTVLSAVRKRDGRIVPFDRSKIVNAIYRAAKSVNEGDLNAAEELSLKVVKVLEEKHKDGSIPSVEEIQDIVEATLINNGYAKTAKAYILYRQKRAELRRAKALLGVEDDLKLPINAVTILAARYLRRDENRRIIETPRQLFMRVAKTIAEVDLLYDPSAKVEETTKEFFDMMVNFEFLPNSPTLMNAGTELGQLSACFVLPVEDSIEGIFTTLKHAALIHKSGGGTGFSFSRLRPKGDVVKTTGGVASGPVSFMTVFDAATNAIKQGGKRRGANMGVLRVDHPDILEFITAKEKEGRLSNFNISVAITDRFMEALMKDEDYDLINPRTGQVVQRLNARVVWNLIIAMAWKNGEPGVLFIDRINATHTVPHTGVIEATNPCGEQPLIPYESCNLGSINLAKMVNDGRIDWDKLRSTVEKAVHFLDNVIDANKYPLPEIEKITRFGNRKIGLGVMGFADMLIELGVPYNSRPALRIAEQVMKFIEETAINTSVRLAEERGSFGNFKGSVWEKRGYKCMRNATLTTIAPTGTISEIAGCSNGIEPLFAIVYTKRVRETLGENLTIVNPLFEEVAIEEGFYSEELMKKISSSTSIQHIEEIPEHVRRIFVTAHDISPEWHVRMQAAFQKYVDNAVSKTINFPHDASMNDIEEAFLLAYRLGCKGITVYRDRSRSVQVLTTRTEEEEDRFERLAARAEPIEYYVRCETCEL
- a CDS encoding helix-turn-helix domain-containing protein translates to MVNLQSTSSKRVKGIFSVIASTNRLEILKILNAKGSLSYSELKSLAGFKSKKESGKFAYHLRKLVRQGLVSLNRVERKYVITSLGTLILNLSRQIEEHAILESGKLYVRTSKQKIEEFNANKITQSLVKEGGMPLDLAQKITAEVESRIHKFQTTYLTAPLIREIVNAVLIEQGHEEYRHKLTRLGLPVHDVIELINKVGLSGGGVDALITQTAHSVFSEFLLLNQLSKDVADLHLAGDVNISNVGRWGIAPDTLIVDAIRLCASNINPAAKMLTIPKLASPTSLSEALLTHTIATTLLASECNTELCWVGFTDYLKQFAKEVSDKQLADEVFKEFVLLTTSLAHRGASPLLSLYLGGEDGEDTLSSKAIDILEGYKRYIETVPFPTVNLILKGDIDDGMLDVVYKVLMTGGCLAFSPNTKSTFSYSGLKMETPPEERPPLSLLLHGFSINLPRLARDAQEDEIYFRAKMTILLRESLAALQSRRGIIMEQIRKGVLPIIASNVQIAALEESPLILNLVGLMEAAQMLVREKSAQNTITSIIEKTIETAVKETNTQVNAAVAMVPEEGLARLAVLDSERYGKTAVTQQAKEGYSATFELEADRLDEAKLKLAEICSKNLTGGCSISVKIQPNTRREDLRELIKTLSTRLSFFRIGLDLSVCRNCGAKNAATATRCSVCKSTMLIRRMGMGS
- a CDS encoding DUF4430 domain-containing protein, with the translated sequence MKKSVSVLSAALLALFILSSGIAVYFYLDSVDANRRYRSLLSELEGVSLEINLLIDYGNGTQIWHNKTLLPIGATLLNATLKVSRSVEYIGSDMGVFVTGIDGVGTKIVKKGHYWLWWRFDRVQGEWLMGESAADRYILRRGDTLAWVYEDTSAYPNVRKPGER